One segment of Leptodactylus fuscus isolate aLepFus1 chromosome 7, aLepFus1.hap2, whole genome shotgun sequence DNA contains the following:
- the CD248 gene encoding endosialin — MDLLFFTLQLLILLPSSLSSDLREHDALCGPGDSCYAVFYRRRTFLESWRACREGGGNLATVKNVQEAALVEQLLTSSTGSRNDDDVQLRLWIGLQRQPRQCAPQKPLRGFTWTTGDQDTAFTNWVSQPVLSGSQSPCSAPRCVAIGLGHGKPEDDFKWSEGSCTLPVDGYICKFRYQGMCPTLTGESVRYSIPFGYQGMWLDPLPFGTVAVVTCEGQQQAVSVLCTFKEDRTVGWDKEEPLCQEPEDLCQDCQQLCEGGVCACQEGYVLQPDGHSCEPEDFGEQRCPCQYRCIETGIIGKGYQCTCPEGFELAMDELSCEDIDECEDDETCEHFCQNTLGSYTCSCDLGFTVAEDDPERCVDIDECRFARMCQQMCVNHVGGFECFCNEGYELAVDRVTCNRIDFMEPRNEPNMQVTSIESVFEPEPDTTGWQDLVDMEINSETEIYIPRINKEIAMAPTEEILETMTSLDGWETFEDFTTVPTLMPDDTTASTLKRDTDKTTTSQTTPPNVPSPETTRANKKIFSTRIPKVNIWPGEKEIYDVPTTKKASTSKSSWDMSKLSTKTPSRSRVNNHPQTTQRTEKVTTTKVTITSGLSLANNSHAVSPVLHSDSPYPSKESQGKRDTRWLIVALLVPLSVFLVIMLALGIVYCTRCGGETKPRSVTDCYHWVTGSGPEKGIPPSGVDAPNSRGGV, encoded by the coding sequence ATGGATCTCTTATTCTTCACTTTACAGCTTCTGATTCTACTGCCGTCTTCACTTTCTAGTGACCTCAGAGAACATGATGCCCTCTGTGGGCCAGGTGACTCTTGCTATGCTGTCTTTTACCGGAGACGGACTTTTCTTGAATCTTGGAGAGCCTGTCGGGAAGGTGGTGGCAATTTAGCGACTGTAAAAAATGTTCAAGAAGCTGCTTTGGTTGAGCAACTCCTTACCTCTTCAACAGGTTCCCGCAATGATGATGATGTTCAGCTAAGACTTTGGATAGGCCTACAACGGCAGCCAAGGCAGTGTGCTCCACAAAAGCCATTGCGTGGTTTTACCTGGACAACTGGGGACCAAGACACTGCATTCACCAACTGGGTATCACAGCCTGTTTTATCAGGATCTCAGAGTCCCTGTTCAGCTCCTCGGTGTGTGGCTATAGGTCTGGGCCATGGGAAACCAGAAGATGACTTTAAATGGTCAGAAGGATCTTGTACATTACCTGTTGATGGCTACATTTGCAAGTTTCGCTATCAAGGAATGTGTCCAACTTTGACAGGGGAAAGTGTTCGTTATTCTATACCTTTTGGGTACCAAGGTATGTGGCTTGACCCATTACCATTTGGCACTGTTGCAGTGGTAACCTGTGAAGGTCAACAACAAGCTGTTTCTGTACTTTGTACATTTAAAGAGGATCGAACTGTTGGTTGGGATAAAGAGGAGCCATTGTGTCAGGAACCTGAGGACTTGTGTCAGGATTGCCAGCAGTTGTGTGAAGGAGGAGTTTGTGCTTGCCAAGAAGGATATGTACTTCAACCTGATGGACACTCCTGTGAGCCAGAGGACTTTGGAGAGCAAAGATGCCCCTGTCAGTATCGGTGTATAGAGACTGGAATTATTGGTAAGGGGTACCAGTGCACATGCCCAGAAGGCTTTGAGTTAGCTATGGATGAACTAAGCTGCGAAGATATAGATGAATGTGAGGATGATGAAACATGTGAACACTTTTGTCAAAATACCCTAGGTTCATATACCTGCTCTTGTGATCTAGGATTCACCGTTGCAGAGGATGATCCTGAGCGCTGTGTGGATATAGATGAATGTCGTTTTGCCCGTATGTGCCAGCAAATGTGCGTGAACCATGTTGGGGGATTTGAATGCTTCTGCAATGAGGGCTATGAACTGGCTGTAGATCGTGTGACCTGCAATCGAATAGATTTTATGGAACCTCGAAATGAGCCAAATATGCAAGTGACCAGTATTGAAAGTGTTTTTGAACCAGAACCTGATACAACAGGGTGGCAAGATCTGGTCGATATGGAAATCAATTCAGAGACTGAGATCTACATACCAAGAATAAATAAAGAAATCGCTATGGCACCTACAGAAGAGATTCTTGAGACAATGACTTCTCTAGATGGCTGGGAAACATTTGAGGACTTCACTACTGTTCCCACTTTAATGCCAGATGATACCACAGCATCAACTCTTAAACGGGATACAGATAAAACCACTACTTCACAAACTACGCCTCCTAACGTTCCTTCACCGGAGACAACCAGAGCAAATAAAAAAATCTTCTCTACAAGAATACCAAAGGTTAATATTTGGCCTGGAGAAAAGGAAATATATGATGTCCCTACCACCAAAAAAGCTTCAACTAGCAAAAGTTCATGGGATATGTCAAAGCTGTCAACCAAGACCCCTAGCAGGTCTAGGGTTAATAACCATCCTCAAACTACACAGAGAACTGAGAAGGTCACAACGACAAAGGTCACCATCACATCAGGACTTTCACTGGCTAACAATTCCCATGCTGTGTCTCCTGTGCTACATTCTGATTCTCCTTATCCATCTAAAGAGTCCCAAGGAAAGAGGGATACCCGATGGCTGATCGTAGCCTTGCTTGTACCATTGAGTGTATTTCTAGTCATTATGTTGGCGCTGGGCATTGTTTACTGTACCAGATGTGGAGGAGAGACAAAACCTCGTAGTGTTACTGACTGCTATCACTGGGTAACAGGTAGCGGACCAGAGAAAGGTATTCCTCCTTCAGGTGTGGACGCTCCAAACAGTCGAGGTGGTGTCTAA